Within Pseudomonas paeninsulae, the genomic segment CCCGGCGGTGGTTGCGGCACACGCTGCTGCTGTCGATGCGGTTATCCAGGGCGTGCCATTCGGCGAGGTAGGAACCGCCGCCGTTCCAAGCCTTGATCCGCTTCACATCCACCTCGCGACCGGCGCTGCGCCGGGCCGGCGCGCGGCTGCGGTTGGCTTGCTCGGTCTGGTATTGGGCGAGGTATTGCGCCGACACCATGCCGCTGTTCGGGGCCGGGCGGTGGTCGCGGGGCAGGGCGCCGTAGCGGCAGGCGACGACGTTTTCGTCGATGAGGTTGGCGGATTTGATGCAGTCGGCCAGCGGTTGTGGCTCGGGGGGCGGGGCGCTGCTCAGGGTGTTGGGCTGGATCGGGTCGAGGTGCTGGGGAATGCGATAAGGGTCGGCTATTTGCCGGTGCGTCGGCGTGTCCAGATCGAGGGTTTGCCGGACGCTGGCCGGCGCGGCGGGGTTGAGCAGGCCGTGGGTCTTGGCCTTGAGCAGGTTGCCAAGGCCGCTGTGCTCGGCCAGCAGGTAGAGGCTGAAGGCGAATGCCGCGAGTAGGCCGCACACCTTGGCCAAGCGCCGCAGGGGACTGGCGCGCGTGCGTTGGCGCTCATGCAGCCAGGCTTGCACGCTGAGCGAGGCGTCGTCGCTGTCGGCATTGAGGCGCTCGTCGCGACTGTCGCGTTGCCAATCCTGGTGTTTCATGGCATCCCTTCACCTGTCCATGGCGAGCCTGGGCTGATGTGGGTTCAGCCGGCTCGTAACTGTGCAGGAGGGTAAACCCGCTAGCGGCAGTTTGCCAGCATTCGGCGAGCGCCGATCTTGGACCTTGGTTGCACGACAGTAGGTGTCTGGGGCGGTGCTTTCGTGGTCAAGGTGCGGGCAGGGCCGGACTGGCTGGGGAATGGGTGGCGGCATGCTTGCTGCGCCTGTTACGCCGTCCTGAGACATAAGGCTATTGGGCAGGGTAACGGCTGGCTGGCGCTGCCAGCGTCTACCCTGTATCTGGCGAACCCACCTGGCCGAGGTCGTCGACCGGGCCAGGCATCACAACAGCGAGGCAGCCCATGTCTGTGGAACACCTGGACGTACTGATCATTGGTGCCGGCCTGTCCGGCATCGGCGCGGCGTATCACCTGATGCAGCAGTGCCCGCACAAGCGCTTCGCGATCCTCGAAGGCCGGCATGCCCTTGGCGGCACCTGGGATCTGTTTCGCTACCCGGGCATTCGTTCCGACTCGGACATGTACACCCTCGGCTACAACTTCAAGCCCTGGACCGACCCGCAGGCGATTGCCGATGGCCCGTCGATCCGTCGCTATATCGAGGAGACCGCGCGGGAGAACGGCATCGACGCCAAGATCCGCTACCAACATAAGGTGCTCAAGGCCGACTGGTGCAGTGAGACGGCGCGCTGGACCTTGCAGGTGCAGTGCGGCGAGGCGGCCGAACCGAGCCTGCTGAGCTGCAATCAGTTGCTGATGTGCACCGGCTACTACCGCTACGAAGCCGGCTATACCCCACCGTACAAGGGCCGCGAGCTGTTCCGCGGCGCGTTCATCCACCCGCAACAGTGGCCGCAGGACTTCGACTACAGCGGCAAGAACGTGGTGGTGATCGGCAGCGGTGCCACCGCCATTACCTTGGTGCCGGCGCTGACCGACAAGGCCCGGCACGTGACCATGCTGCAGCGCTCGCCGAGCTATGTGGTCAGCCTGCCGCAGCGCGATGGGCTGGCCAGCCTGCTGCGCCGTTGGCTGCCGCCGGCCCTGGTCTACCGGCTGGTGCGCTCGCGCAACGTGGTCATGCAGTTGGGTTTCTACACGCTGGCCAGGGGCTTGCCGACGCTGGTGCGCAAGCTGCTGCTGGGCCAGGCCCGCCGCCAACTGGGCGCGGAGTTCGACATGCGCCACTTCAGCCCGGGCTACCAGCCGTGGGATCAGCGCCTGTGCGTGGTGCCAGACGGCGACCTGTTCAAGGCGCTGCGCGCGGGCAAGGCGTCGCTGGTGACCGAGCAGATCGACAGCTTTAGCGAAACCGGCATCCACCTGAAAACCGGCCAGGAGCTGCCGGCCGACGTGATCGTCAGCGCCACCGGCCTGGACCTGCAGCTGTTCGGCGGTATCGCGGTGGCGGTGGACGGCCAGCCGTTCGACGCGGCCAAGAGCATGGGCTATCGCGGCATCATGCTGCGCGATCTGCCCAATGCCGCGGTGGTACTCGGTTACACCAACGCCAGCTGGACGCTCAAGGCGGATCTGTCCAGCGAGTACTTCTGCCGCCTGATCAAGCATATGGACGCCACCGGCATGCGCCAGTGCACCCCGCGCGACCCGGCGCGTCAGGTCGCGGAAGCGCCGTTTCTCGATCTGACCTCCGGCTACATCCAGCGCGCCGCCGACCGGATTCCCAAGCAGGGTGATCGAGTGCCCTGGAAGCTCTACCAGAATTACCTGCTCGACCTGGCGCTGCTGCGCTACGGCAAGCTGGAGGACGGCTGCTTGGAGTTCAGCTCGGCGCAACCCAGCGATGATGCCGAGGCGCTAGGCTCTGTCGTTTGACGAGATCATTGGCTCGAACCTGCTGTCATCTCCCTGGGATCGCCCCGGATTGCGCTGGTGCTTATTCGGGCTACGAGAGCATCGCGCTCTTGTTGGCGGCGCGCCTCGCGGCGATGCAGTCCATAACTGCGGCATAGCCTTGTGTAAGCCAAACGCCATGGCGGAATGGGGACTATCGGCTACAGCGCCAGGGCCAATAGCGCTTTTCTGACGGGCACAAGGCCACTATTATTCGCGGCGTATTTCACGGGTGAGTACAGCGGTCCTCGGGCCGGTGCCAAAGCCGTCGTCTGTAGGCATGAAAGGACTCGTCCATGCAAGAACAACGCTACCTCCCTGCGCTGCGCGCGCATATCGATCAACTGCTGCGCGAGGGCTGGGTCATCGCTGAGCGCAACCCGCTGAAGTTGCAGTGCCGGGGCAGGACCTGCCTGGTCATGCACGGGATGCTGATCAGCGAAGGCCCGCTCTGGAACCATGCCGAGACTGAGCGGCTTGCCGCGGCCCGCAACCCGCAGCAGGCATCGCTGGAAAATGCCGACTGGTTCGAGCTGGAGCTGGCAGCGGTTACTGGTTGATGGCAAGGGTCTGCCAGGCATCAGCCCTGGCCGATGGCAATTATCTGTTCGTTCAACCACTGCAACGCCGCGTCGCGTTGGCGCTGCGCCAGGCTGACGGCTTCCAGGTGGAAGGGCCTGAGGTGAAAGGGCAGATCGAACCGTTGCAGCGGCAAGAGCGCGGCGTAGCGCCAGTTGCAGGGTTTCGCTCAAATTCATCGCGGACCAGGACCATAATCGATAGCCAAGAGCCCCGAGTATCTGCAATGGCTCCGCGCTGCGCGTTGAGCAAGCAGCCCTATGACGGCGGTCGCAAACCAGTCGATTGCCCGGATGCAATCCGGAAATCCGCCTCCGTGTACCTTCGGGCTGCCGCGCTAAGTCAGTAGTGGTAGGTGCGGCGGGGTGTGGGCGGTAGATCGAACTGTTGGCTATATGGCTTCGGGCAGCGGTACGTTGATGAGTCGTTCAATCTCGCCCGCGGGGCGGGGTGTACTGAACAGATAGCCTTGTAACAGGTCGCAGCCCTTGGCAACCAGGAAGGCCAGATGGTCGTGATCCTCGACCCCCTCGGCGACCACTTTCATTCCCAGCGAGTGAGCCATGGTGATGATGGCCGAGAGAATCACGCCGTTGCTGTTTTCTTGCCGGTCGAGAATGAAGCTACGGTCGATTTTCAGGATATCGATAGGCAGCGTCTGCAGATAACTAAGCGAGGAGTAGCCGGTGCCGAAGTCGTCGAGCGCAATCTGTATGCCGAGTGCACGCAACGCGTAGAGGTTCTCCAGTACCTGTTCGCGCCCTTGTAGTACGGCGGTTTCGGTCAACTCCACATAAAGGTCATCGGCGCAAAGCTGGTGCTTGTTCAAGACCCGGGTGATCTGTTGAGCGAAGCCCGGTTGGCCCAGTTGCAGGCTGGAAACGTTGATGGCAACCCGCAGAGGGGCAAGACCCGCCTTCTTCCATGCCGCCAGCTGGCGGGCCGCCTCCTCGATTACCCAGGCGCCAATGGGCAAAATAAGACCGTTTTCTTCGGCCAGAGGAATGAACTGATCCGGAGGAACCTGGCCTAGCTCGGGATCGTTCCAGCGGATTAACGCCTCAACAGACACCACTCGCATGGTTCGGCTATCGATAATCGGTTGATAGTAAAGCTGGAAGTTCAGCGTTTCGACGGCGGTGTGTAAGCGTTGGTCCAGAAGCACGCGGTGTTGGGAGTGCGCAGCAATGGCGCTGGAGAAAAACTGATAGGTGTTCCTGCCTGTCGCTTTCGCCTGATACATCGCCAGGTCGGCATGTTTGACGAGGTCCTCCATCGTTCTACCGTCATCGGGATAGATGGCAATGCCGATGCTGCAGCCCACGTAACAAGCCGTGCCATTGATGTCGATAGGTTCAGCCAGCGCCTTGATCACCCGTGCGGCTACGGGGCCGGCCAGGTGTTCGGCTTCTGGATGGTTGAGCAGCAGGGTAAATTCATCGCCGCCCAGGCGCGCCATATCCCGGTCGACATCGATATCGACGGGGCGACTCAGGTAGTCATAACCGCGCAGGTTGGACTGGAATATCTCAGTCACCTTGATCAGCAGCTGGTCTCCGGCAGGGTGGCCCAGGGTGTCGTTAACGTGTTTGAAGTTGTCCAGGTCGAGAAACAGCAAGGCGAAACGCCCCTGGCGCTGGCGGGCGGATTCGATTTCACGGCGCAGGGTTTTGATGAACATCAGCCGATTGGGCAGCCCGGTGAGACTGTCCCTGAAGGCCAGGTTATGGATTTGCTCGCTGGACTGATGCAGGTCAAGGCTCATTCGGTTAAAGGAGCGACTCAGCTCGCCGAGCTCATCCTCGTTCTGCACGGGCACCTGGATCAATTGTGACTGCTTGCCCATGGCCGCCAGCGCCTGATTGAGGCGCTCGACCGGTTTCAGGAAGCGATTGCGGATCAACACCAGGAGCAGCGGTACCGAAATGCTAATGGCGGCCAGGCAGATCAACAGCACCAGCAGGCCAACATTGCGCGACTCTTTGAACAAGTCCGCTTCGGGAATCAATAGGTGCAGCCATAAGCCTTCCAGCAGGCACTTGGCATGGTGCTGGTACGACTGGCCATTCAGCTCGATCTGGCTTTTGCTCTGCAGCGCCGTGATGCCTTGCGCCAGGTCGTAGTCGCCGAGCAAACGCGCGGCATCGCTCTCCTGGGAGGCGGCAAGCAAAGTGCCCTTGGCGTCAGTCAGGAGAATGCTGCCCTGGGGCCAGGGGGAGGGGCTCAGATTGTCCAGCAACGATTGCAGGTTGATGGTCAGGCTCAGGTAGCCGCGCAGCGTGGGTGGGCTACTGAAGGACTCGAATGCCGGGTTGATCAAGCTGATGCGCCGAGAGACGTACAGCGCCAACTCCTGGTTATCCGGGTTGATGCCGATGCGCACCAAGGTGTCCTGGTCGGCGTGACGCATGGCCAGAAACCCGGGGCTGTCCGCCTCCTCTTCAGTCAGGTTGGGCTGATCCCGGTTTTGCAGGCGCAGGTCTTCAAAGCCATCGGGTTGCAGAATCCGAATCTCATAATAGTCGGGATAAACCCGTTGAATGCTGGCGAGCTTCTGCAGCAAAGGGCGCTGTAACAAGGCGTAGCGCTCTTCTGCATCACCGGTCAGTAGGTAGCTTTTGACCAGGGGATCATCCGAGAAAATATCGATATTGGCTGTGGCTACCATGCTGAGTAGTTGCAGCTGGTCATCCAGGCGTGCCACCAGTGCACTGATTTGATCAGTGCTTTTCTGTTCGGCGCTTTGCTGGAGCGCGATAAAGGCCAGAAGTCCTGCCAGCAGTAGTGGGCCGGCAATCAGCGGGATGACCAGCAATGGCAAGTGGGTGCGCAACTTCATGTCAGCCCCTCGATACGGTAGGCCAGCGCAGCCATGGTTGCCGAAACCCTAACGTAACACCCTAGCATTGATCGCGTTGCGTAAGCGCTGGGCTTTAGCCGGCTGGGGGGTGTAGAACTCGGAGGATTTCAGGCTTGCCTGATCAGGATAGATGATCGGGTCACGCAAAAACTCTGGGGGCAACAGTGCTTCGGCTGCAAGGTTGGGCGTCGCGTAATGGATGAACTGCGCCTGCTGGGCGGCATTGCTTGGTTCGTTGATGAAGTTGAGAAAGGCATAAGCCAGATCCGGATCTGGCGCCTGCTGGGCTAGCGCGAAATAGTCGATCCAGATAGCGCTGCCCTCTTGCGGAACGACATAGCGCAGGTTTTCGTTGAATTCTTTCAGCATGAGGGCATCCCCGCTGTACAGCAGGGCTGCGACGATGTCGCCATTGAGGAGCGGGGAGGTCTCATCGAGGGCGATGTAGTCGTAGGTGCGGACGAAGGGCTTCTGCTCCAACAGCAGGGTCTCCGCCGCTCGAAGTTGATCGGGGTCGGAGCTGTTGGCGGAGTAGTTCAAGGCTTTGAGGCCCATGCCAATTAATTCCCTGGCGTCTTCGATCATGGCTACTTTGCCCTGCAGTTCGGGGGCCGGCCTGAACAGCTGCAACCAACTGGTGATAGGCGTTTGCACCAGGTCACTGCGGTAGGCGATGCCGACCGTGCCCCAGGTATAGGGGGCGCCGTATACATCGGCAGCCTCAAAGACCCCCTTCAACGCAGGCGCAGTATGCTGGATGTTGGGTAACCGGGTGTAATCCAGCGGGGCAATCCACCGTCGTTTGGCGTACAGCTGCAGGTCGAAGCCGGCCACCAGGATGAGGTCATAACCACTGGCGTTGTTCTCCATCAGCTTCTCGGCGCGGTTGTCGTCAGAGCTGTAGTAGCTCTGGATGACCTGGGCGTCATAGTGCTGCTCGAATTTTTTGATCAGCGCCGGGTCCATATAATCCGACCAGTTGAGGATCACCAATTGGCGTTCAGCAGCCAGGCTGGCCAGGGGCAAGTGTAAGAGTAGGAAGGCTGAAGCCAGCGATAGCAGACGAAGAAGTGATTTGGGCATTAACAGTATCCCTATGAATTAAGCGGCCACACAGAATGCTAGTCGGCTCTTGGACGTGCGTACTGAATACTGGCAATTAGCTGGCGCAGGGGTCAAGGGTTAGAGTGGCGCTGGCAATGACTGCGGGCAGCCGCTGTCGATCCAGCCGTAGAGGAAAGACCCTGCGGCCAGGGTAAGCTGCAGTGTCGCTGCTTTGGCGCGGCCAACCTCAAGAGGATCAAGCATGCATCCGTTCAGCTTTGCTACCACCGCGCAGATCATCTGTGAAAGCGGTTCCGCCCGCCGGTTGGCGGCCTTGTGCGTCGAGCGCGGTGCCCGGTCGGTGTTTATCGTCACCGACCCGGGGATTACCCAGCTCGGTCTGCTCGCCGAGGTGTTGCCCGGTTTTCTCCTGGAAGGGCTGACTGCCCAGGTGTTCGATCAGGTGGTTGCCGATCCGCCGGAGGCCATAGTGCAGAGCGCGGTGGCGCAGGCCAGGGCGCTCAAGGCCGAGCTGATCGTCGGCTTCGGCGGCGGCAGTTCGATGGACGTGGCCAAGCTGGTCGCGCTGCTCGCCCACCCCGATTGCAGCCAGGAGCTGGCCGACATCTACGGCGTCGGCAATGCCAAGGGCCGGCGCCTGCCGTTGATCCAGGTGCCGACCACCGCCGGCACCGGCTCGGAAGTGACCCCGGTGGCGATCGTCACCACCGGCGCCACGACCAAGCTGGGCGTGGTCTCGCCGCTGTTGCTGCCGGACCTGGCGCTACTGGACGCCGACCTGACCCTCGGCCTGCCGCCGGCGGTGACCGCCGCCACCGGCATCGACGCCATGGTGCATGCCATCGAGGCCTACACCAGCGTGCAGAAGAAGAACCCGCTGTCCGACCTGCTGGCGCGCGAGGCACTGCGTCTGCTCGCCGCCAACCTCGACGAGGCGGTGCACAACGGCGCTAATCGCGAGGCGCGCCAGGCCATGCTGCTCGGCGCCTGCCTGGCCGGTCAGGCGTTCGCCAACGCGCCGGTGGCGGCGGTGCATGCGCTGGCCTATCCGCTCGGAGGGCACTTTCATATTCCTCACGGCCTGAGCAACGCGCTGGTGCTGCCGCACGTACTCGGTTTCAACGCCGCGGTGGCCGCGCCGCTGTATGCCGAGCTGGCACCGTTGGTACTGGGCGCCAAGTTGCGCCCCGGCAGTGCCATGCAGCAGACCGAGCAATTCATCCTCGAACTGGCCGATTGCAGCGAACGCAGTGGCCTGCCCACGCGTCTGCGTGACGCCGGTGTGCCGCAAGAGATGCTCGCGCAACTGGCGGCCGATGCCATGCTGCAACAACGCCTGCTGCTCAATAACCCGCGCGAGATGACCGAGGCGCACGCCTTGGCGATCTACCAGTCGGCCTATTGAGGCGAGCCTGGGCGGTGCGCACGGCGCACCTATCCGGGCCGGCGCCTGATACCGTCGTAAGGCGCGCCGCGCGCACCACTGCCATCCAAGGACAACCCATGAACCCACCCCAACACCTGCGCAGTGACTACCGGCACTTGCAGCCGATCAGCACGCGCTGGCACGACAACGACATCTACGGCCATGTGAATAACGTCACCTACTACAGCTACTTCGACAGCGCGGTGAACAGCTACCTGATCGAGGTTGGTGGCCTGGATATCCACACCGGCGAGGTGGTCGGTTTCGTCGTCAGCTCCAGCTGTGACTACTTCGCCTCCATCGCCTTTCCCGAGCGTATCGAGATCGGCCTGCGGGTCGGCAAGCTGGGCAACAGCTCGGTGCAGTACGAGCTGGCGGTGTTCAAGCAGGACGAGGAACAGGCCTGCGCCGCCGGGCGTTTCGTCCATGTGTTCGTTGACCGGCAGAGTAACCGGCCGCTGCCGATTCCCGAGCGCTTGCGCATGGCGCTGGCGGTCTTGCTGGTCGAGTAAGGGCGGCCAGTAGGGCGGATCGCTGCCCGTGGCCCTCTTCAGCGTTGACTTACAACCGCCAAGCGGCGGCGAGCCTTACCGATCGGCCAGCGCCGCGCGGCGGCCGCGCTTGAGGTCGACGCTGGCGAGGATCAGCAGGCCAAGCACGAAGTAGCTGCCGGTGAGCAGTATCGCCAGGCGGTGGTCACCATCGGTCAGCCAGCTGGTCAGGCCGTAGGTCATCGGGCCGATGATCGACGACAGCTTTACCGCCTGGCCCCACAGGCCATAGAACTCCGCCCGCCGCGCCAGCGGCGCGAGCAGACCGACGATGGCGCGCCCGGCCGACTGGCTGGCGCCCATGCACAGCCCGGCGATGTTGGCTGCCAGCCAGAACAGCGGCGGCCCCTCGGCGGCCCAGGTCAGACCGATCATCAGCAGCCAGCCGAGCAGAGTCAGGGCCAGGGTGACGATATGCCCGAGGCGATCCTGCACATAGCCGAACAACACGGCGCCAATCGAGGCGGTGACATTCACCAGCAGGATCAGCTTGAGGGTGTCCTGGGTGGTGAAGCCCATGGCCTGGTCGGCGTAGATGGCGGCCAGGGTGACCACCGCGGCGATCCCGGCCTGGTAGCACAGGGTGCAGGCGAGAAAGCGCAGCAGGTCGCGATAACGCCTGGCCTCGCGGACCGTCCGGGCGAAGCGGGCGAACGCCACCCGCACGCCGTGGCGGGCGTTAGGTTGCAGCTGCGGCTGACTGCGATCGCGCAGGAACAGAAAGGTCGGCAGGCTGGCCAGGGCGAACAGGATCGCGGTGAGCAACATGCACACCGGCACGAACTGCGCCGCCGTGTGGCCTTGGGCCTGCGCCCAGCTGACATAGGCCAGGCTGGCGCCGAGGCTGAGCAGGCCGCCGATATAACCGAAGCCCCAGCCCCAGCCGGAGACCCGGCCGATGGCATCCTCGCGGGCGATTTCCGGGAGGAACGCGGCGATCAGGTTTTCGCCGCTGCCGAAGCAGAAGTTGGACAGCACGATGAAAACGATGGCGATGACCAGCGCGCCCGGTCCGGCCAATGCCAAACCGGCGGTGAACAGCACGCAGCCGAGGGTGCAGAGCAGCAGCAGGCGCTTCTTGCAGGCATAGGCATCGGCATAGGCGCCGAGCACTGGTGCGCTGACGATGATCAGGGCATAGGACAGGGCGATCGAACTGGTCCAGGCCAGGGTGCCCCAGGTCGCGCCGCCGGCCACCACCGCGACGAAGTAGGCGTTGAATACCGCGGTGATCACGACCGTGGTGTAGCCGGAGTTGGCGAAGTCGTACATCGCCCAGGCCCAGGCTTCGCGGCGCGTGACTCCGGGGGCGAGGCTGGGGGGCATGGCGAGCACTCCGTTGGCGCGCGCCGGTTGGCGGCGCGCAATGATGCTCACGCAAGCCTAGCAGTCCGCTCGGCTAGAGACGACCGGGCTATAACCGCCGGTCTGCTATGGGCTAGAGGTTATTATCGCCAGTGGCGGCAAAGGCTTATTGTTTTTCAGCGAGGGTGGTCGTCGAGACTGCCCCGCCCGCTGAGGGTCGCCGATGAGTCGTCTGCCTCATGCAACAAGCGCCCATCCCACTGCAACGGCTGCGGCGCAGCGCCTGCTACGGATCGTTCGCCAGACGGTTGCCGAATTGCGCCCCTATGCGGCGCAGGATTCGTCCGTCAGCTTGCACAGCGTACTCGACAGCGATCTGGGGCTGGACAGCCTGGCTCGGGTCGAGCTGTGGTCACGGGTCGAGCGCGAGTTCGGCGTGCGTCTGCCCCAGGCGCTGTTCGCCTCGGCGGAGACTCCGGGCGATGTGCTCGAGGCGCTGCTGGCCTGCGGGCCGACAGTCGCGGCGAGGCCGCGCGGCAGCGTCGAGCGCTTGCCCGTCGGCCCGCAGGAGCGGCTCACGCCGGACGCCGCGCAGACCCTGGTCGAGGTGCTCGACTGGCATGTGCAGCGTCATCCGCAGCGCATTCATGTGCGCTTGCTAGGCGAAAGCGATGTGCCCGAAGACATCAGCTACCTGGCCTTGCAGCAGGGGGCCAGGGCGGTTGCCAGCGGGTTGCAGCAACGCGGCCTGCAGGCCGGGCAGCGGGTGGCGCTGATGCTGCCGACCGGCCTGGATTTCCTCTTCGGCTTCTTCGGCATCCTTCTCGCTGGCGGCGTGCCGGTGCCGATCTATCCGCCCATGCGCTTGTCGCAGATCGAGGAGCACCTGCGCCGCCAGGCCGGCATTCTGGCTAACGCCGAGGCGACGATGCTGCTCACCGTCAGCGAAGCCAAGCTGCTCGCCCGCTTGCTCAAGCCGCAAATCCCGAGCCTGCGCGAGATCGCCACGGTGGCCGAGTTGTGCGCCGAGCCCGGCAGCTTCCTGGCGACCCAGCGGCAAGCCCAGGACCTGGCCTTCCTGCAGTACACCTCGGGCAGTACTGGCCAACCCAAGGGAGTGATGGTCAGCCATGCCAATGTGTTGGCCAACTTGCGG encodes:
- a CDS encoding flavin-containing monooxygenase produces the protein MSVEHLDVLIIGAGLSGIGAAYHLMQQCPHKRFAILEGRHALGGTWDLFRYPGIRSDSDMYTLGYNFKPWTDPQAIADGPSIRRYIEETARENGIDAKIRYQHKVLKADWCSETARWTLQVQCGEAAEPSLLSCNQLLMCTGYYRYEAGYTPPYKGRELFRGAFIHPQQWPQDFDYSGKNVVVIGSGATAITLVPALTDKARHVTMLQRSPSYVVSLPQRDGLASLLRRWLPPALVYRLVRSRNVVMQLGFYTLARGLPTLVRKLLLGQARRQLGAEFDMRHFSPGYQPWDQRLCVVPDGDLFKALRAGKASLVTEQIDSFSETGIHLKTGQELPADVIVSATGLDLQLFGGIAVAVDGQPFDAAKSMGYRGIMLRDLPNAAVVLGYTNASWTLKADLSSEYFCRLIKHMDATGMRQCTPRDPARQVAEAPFLDLTSGYIQRAADRIPKQGDRVPWKLYQNYLLDLALLRYGKLEDGCLEFSSAQPSDDAEALGSVV
- a CDS encoding EAL domain-containing protein, whose amino-acid sequence is MKLRTHLPLLVIPLIAGPLLLAGLLAFIALQQSAEQKSTDQISALVARLDDQLQLLSMVATANIDIFSDDPLVKSYLLTGDAEERYALLQRPLLQKLASIQRVYPDYYEIRILQPDGFEDLRLQNRDQPNLTEEEADSPGFLAMRHADQDTLVRIGINPDNQELALYVSRRISLINPAFESFSSPPTLRGYLSLTINLQSLLDNLSPSPWPQGSILLTDAKGTLLAASQESDAARLLGDYDLAQGITALQSKSQIELNGQSYQHHAKCLLEGLWLHLLIPEADLFKESRNVGLLVLLICLAAISISVPLLLVLIRNRFLKPVERLNQALAAMGKQSQLIQVPVQNEDELGELSRSFNRMSLDLHQSSEQIHNLAFRDSLTGLPNRLMFIKTLRREIESARQRQGRFALLFLDLDNFKHVNDTLGHPAGDQLLIKVTEIFQSNLRGYDYLSRPVDIDVDRDMARLGGDEFTLLLNHPEAEHLAGPVAARVIKALAEPIDINGTACYVGCSIGIAIYPDDGRTMEDLVKHADLAMYQAKATGRNTYQFFSSAIAAHSQHRVLLDQRLHTAVETLNFQLYYQPIIDSRTMRVVSVEALIRWNDPELGQVPPDQFIPLAEENGLILPIGAWVIEEAARQLAAWKKAGLAPLRVAINVSSLQLGQPGFAQQITRVLNKHQLCADDLYVELTETAVLQGREQVLENLYALRALGIQIALDDFGTGYSSLSYLQTLPIDILKIDRSFILDRQENSNGVILSAIITMAHSLGMKVVAEGVEDHDHLAFLVAKGCDLLQGYLFSTPRPAGEIERLINVPLPEAI
- a CDS encoding polyamine ABC transporter substrate-binding protein, which encodes MPKSLLRLLSLASAFLLLHLPLASLAAERQLVILNWSDYMDPALIKKFEQHYDAQVIQSYYSSDDNRAEKLMENNASGYDLILVAGFDLQLYAKRRWIAPLDYTRLPNIQHTAPALKGVFEAADVYGAPYTWGTVGIAYRSDLVQTPITSWLQLFRPAPELQGKVAMIEDARELIGMGLKALNYSANSSDPDQLRAAETLLLEQKPFVRTYDYIALDETSPLLNGDIVAALLYSGDALMLKEFNENLRYVVPQEGSAIWIDYFALAQQAPDPDLAYAFLNFINEPSNAAQQAQFIHYATPNLAAEALLPPEFLRDPIIYPDQASLKSSEFYTPQPAKAQRLRNAINARVLR
- a CDS encoding iron-containing alcohol dehydrogenase, with amino-acid sequence MHPFSFATTAQIICESGSARRLAALCVERGARSVFIVTDPGITQLGLLAEVLPGFLLEGLTAQVFDQVVADPPEAIVQSAVAQARALKAELIVGFGGGSSMDVAKLVALLAHPDCSQELADIYGVGNAKGRRLPLIQVPTTAGTGSEVTPVAIVTTGATTKLGVVSPLLLPDLALLDADLTLGLPPAVTAATGIDAMVHAIEAYTSVQKKNPLSDLLAREALRLLAANLDEAVHNGANREARQAMLLGACLAGQAFANAPVAAVHALAYPLGGHFHIPHGLSNALVLPHVLGFNAAVAAPLYAELAPLVLGAKLRPGSAMQQTEQFILELADCSERSGLPTRLRDAGVPQEMLAQLAADAMLQQRLLLNNPREMTEAHALAIYQSAY
- a CDS encoding acyl-CoA thioesterase, whose translation is MNPPQHLRSDYRHLQPISTRWHDNDIYGHVNNVTYYSYFDSAVNSYLIEVGGLDIHTGEVVGFVVSSSCDYFASIAFPERIEIGLRVGKLGNSSVQYELAVFKQDEEQACAAGRFVHVFVDRQSNRPLPIPERLRMALAVLLVE
- a CDS encoding MFS transporter, which codes for MPPSLAPGVTRREAWAWAMYDFANSGYTTVVITAVFNAYFVAVVAGGATWGTLAWTSSIALSYALIIVSAPVLGAYADAYACKKRLLLLCTLGCVLFTAGLALAGPGALVIAIVFIVLSNFCFGSGENLIAAFLPEIAREDAIGRVSGWGWGFGYIGGLLSLGASLAYVSWAQAQGHTAAQFVPVCMLLTAILFALASLPTFLFLRDRSQPQLQPNARHGVRVAFARFARTVREARRYRDLLRFLACTLCYQAGIAAVVTLAAIYADQAMGFTTQDTLKLILLVNVTASIGAVLFGYVQDRLGHIVTLALTLLGWLLMIGLTWAAEGPPLFWLAANIAGLCMGASQSAGRAIVGLLAPLARRAEFYGLWGQAVKLSSIIGPMTYGLTSWLTDGDHRLAILLTGSYFVLGLLILASVDLKRGRRAALADR